A stretch of DNA from Molothrus ater isolate BHLD 08-10-18 breed brown headed cowbird chromosome Z, BPBGC_Mater_1.1, whole genome shotgun sequence:
CGCTCTCGCCTGATCTCGCTCTCGATGGATTCACGGATGGCCAGTTTGCAGGCACGCTGGCAAATTTCTGTCAGGTCAGCCCCTGAGAAGCCATTGGTCATCTTCGCCAGGAAATCCAGGTCAACATcctagagaaaaataaaaacagaggccaTTCCTTTACACCTCATATCCCCAAGTGACAGAGAGGTATCTTTAGATCCCAGGGTATCAAGGTGCTGTCTTAACTATGGCCAATTTTGGAAAGATCAGCTGTTGAGATTCTCGTTTTCAGGAAAAGCTAACAACATACGAAAGCAGGCTACACTCCTCACACCCACCAAGAATCCACAAAGTGGCTGTAAATGCCTCTGCACTTACAGATTTAGGGTATGACTTGCTCAGGTCTCAGCACGAGGAGTCAAGCAAAACACCATCAGACTGGAAATAGAGATGGGGCACAAGCAGACCAAGACAGCCgacctcctcctctcctccccctcaGTTGAGAGGGTATTACTGCAACCTTCTTTGAAACTAAGTAGGTAAGCTTGGCATAAAAAAGCTTGGGCTCCACTTcatgtctgtttttctttgattaACTCTCAGCTGCATTACTGCCTCTTCCCAGGCAAGGGACACAGCTCTTGTCTATGACAGGGCTCAGCAACAACTCACTGCAACTGCTCCTCTTCCATTTGTATTTCACACTTGTGTGttctacactttttttttttttccccagagtgCAAGAATCTTTTCCACCTCACCAAAATAGGCTTTTCTGATCCTGCACCATGAGCAGAACCCCATTATGTgacaaagagctgctgtgcctgcagaccAATTTCTGGCTTTACTGACACCTGACCTCAGAGCTCCAGCTTCCTCTACCATTCTACTACATGGATGAGCCTCCAGACCTCGGTGCTGTCCACACCTTGTGAGGAACAcaagcagcacacagcaaaccCAAGCCAGAAGCAGTGAGGGTGCAGATTCTACCTTTGCAACTGGTGATTTCCTCAGATTGGCTTTAAGGATTGCAACCCTGGACTTCTCGTCAGGCAGGGGGATGTAGATGAGCTGATCCAGGCGGCCAGGGCGCAGGATGGCTGGGTCAATGATGTCTGGCCTGTTGGTGGCACCGATGATGAAGACGTTTTTCTTGGTGGACATGCCATCCATCTCAGTCAGGATCTGGTTGATGACACGATCTGCAGCACCGCCGCCGTCACCGATATTCCCGCCTCGGGCCTTGGCGATGGAGTCCAGCTCATCAAAGAAGAGCACGCATGGGGCTGCTTGACGAGCCTGCAAAAAGCAGTGGGCACCATTATTCCATGATAATACTGCCCAACAAGGAGCATGCTGACTCCACACTAAGCCTTCCTCACCATTAACACAGCTCAAGAGAAACAGAAGCTCTTCATGAGCTTggaagagctgctccagagcagtcTCTTGCCACACGACCCCTCCATTAAATTCTCCTGAACAACAAGTTGGATTTCCCTGAAGTGGGAACATTGTGAACCAGGCAGAAAAGCAGTAACTCCAACGCCTAGAGTGAAAAATGGAGCCATTTTTCTGGACTAGAACTCTCTCTGCAAGACCAGAAGATGTCAGCTGGTTATTCAGGCACTGAAGCAGGTGAGATATATCCAATGGAAAGGAGAAATCCAATTGCCGTCTTCAGCTACCTAATGTGTAGTTATGGGGAGCTGGATCTTTCTTCGCAGTGTGCAGTGAAAGGAGGAAAGACCACAGGCAAAAGGaggtgcctgctgcagccctcaCTCATGCACACCTCTCCAGCCCCTAGCCTGGAGGGTGTTGGGAGTCTCCTGTCCTGgagacacagctgtgagcagctgagAAAATTCCAGTaagaaataaggaagaaattggTCACAATAAGAGCGCTCCAACACCAGCACACAGGCCCAGAGAGGTCAGGGATTCTCCACCCTTCCCAGGACTCAATGCACTTAACTGATGAAATTTCAAAGTTACCTCCCTGCTCTGGACAACCAGCTGAACTAAACAGTCTCTGAGGTTCTCTTCCACCTCGATTTTTCTCCACTCTCCTGACAACTTTTTTCTAATACACCACAAGAGCAAAGATTCACAAGATAATCCATGCAGACACCTTCTGGGACAGGAGAAGACACTATGGGACAACTGAGCAGGAGTGAGCTCCTTTCTAAACTGTGTATATTGCAGGACAATAACCCAAAGGATATTCTGAAAATCTGTAGATGATGACAGTTAATGAGGTGCTAATCGAAGTTCCCAGGGGGGAGTAACATACATGTGCCCTCCTAACCATAGCCTCTGCCAAAGGCACTGGGGTATTTATCACCCTCTACTGACAGATGCCAACTGCAGTCAGGGAAAAGAGTTTTAAGAGCTATGTTGCTGAAGAGGATTAATTCCAATACCAGGGAagagctcctgctctcagtGCAAGTGGGGAAAACACAGAAGACACAAAGAAGAACCAGTAAGACAGATGCAGTGGACACAAAGTTCTGGGGATACCTCAGCACAAAGACAGCACAGAGAACAGGAGAAACACTTACCTTGTCAAAGATCTCACGCACGTTGGCTTCAGACTCACCAAACCACATGGTGAGCAATTCCGGCCCCTTGATGGAAATGAAGTTTGCCTGGCACTCATTAGCAATGGCTTTGGCCAGCAGTGTCTTACCACAGCCAGGTGGCCCATAGAACAGAACCCCTTTTGATGGGGTCATGCCAAATTTGAGGAACTTGTCTGGATGCTCCACAGGATactgaaagagaacaaaacaaaaacctcccATGATGAGCCACAACAGGCTACCTTGGAAGTACAGAATGGTTTGCATGTCAAGGGAGCTTCAAAAGATCATCCAATCCAAGTCATATGCTACAAGAAGGGACACACTTCTCTGAGTCAGTTTTGGTTCTACCAGAAGCACTACCTAAGATTTCTGGTGGATTAAACACAAGATCCTGCCAGGTGCCACTGCAGTTTTTAAGTGGACACTGCCTTGGAAAGGTGCCTAAAAAACCTATTTATCTCTAGGAACTAACTACAGTTCAGTACTTTCCCAAGTACCAGTTCAGTACTTTCCAGCACACTTAACCTCAGCTTCACTCTGCCCTGCAGAAGCAAAAGGGAACAGCTCATTACCTAACCTatttgctctgctctccagagaCAGCAAGGTGTCTGATGTGAGCCTTTATCCTCAGCAACAAGGTCATATACAAGACAGGTGATGATTTTAACATCAGAAAGTTAGACTAAAATTTTAGATTCTTTTATTCACAGACAGGATGTTTCTACAGTGCCAGCTGAAAGCAGGAATGTACCCAATCCAAACTGCCAGTGCAGACACCTGGAGTTTCCACAGATAATTTGCAacattttgttctgttctttccttttgtaGAGGGCTTCACAATTACTTCTTACCTGTCCCTGTGCTAAGGCTGATGGGGAGCCCTTCAGAAGCTCTCTGTATGAGCACCTTCATCCACTGCCTGGCAGATACAGCTACCACATAGGGTGATTCTCAGCAGTGGTCCCACTGCTGGTCTCCACTTAAGAGGCAGAACTGTGGCTGTTTATGCATGTTGCACAACACCCACATAAAATGCCACTGCAGACTCAGCTCAGGAAAACATAATGCTGCTTCCCAGCGCCTTCCTCCCCAAGTTCACTAAGATGGAACAGCATGGTATTTACAGTCCTTTAGAATAAATGCCATAAAGCCTCTGCATTTACTCAGTTTGCAGCCCAAAGAAGAAACTATGATATTCTAGattttattattgtatttttaagctGGCTAAGTAAAAAATCTGTTGTAAAGTTTACCTGTACAAGCTCCTGGAGTTCCCTCTTTACATCTTCTAGGCCACCAATATCTTCCCAGGTAACTTGTGGCACCTCCACCACAGTCTCCCGAAGAGCAGAAGGGTTGCTCTGGCTCAGAGCCCACTGTTGTGAGAAGAAACAGTATTATATGAATTCTAACATGTTACACTCTCTTGCCTCAGAGAGGCAATTAATTGCACCCATAAGAATATGGGGCACTCCTGCATTACCCTGAAGTCATCCATGGTCACTGCCAGAGAGTTCATCACTTCAGCATCGATGGTTTCATCTTCTAGGTCTATGAGATCCATCTTCTTTCTGATTGCCTGAAGAGCAGCTTCTgagcaaagagcagccaggTCAGCACCAACATGGCCATGGGTCTCGTTTGCCACCTGAAAGCAGAGCACTGACCATGACTCACAGGGATACAAGCAAGGGCAACACATGCATCCCGaactgggaagggaggagagcaACGTCAGGGCTTTGCTGCACGTTCAAGTGCTAACACTCAGGCAAAGACACTGTGCCTTCTACTGCCTACTAGAGATCCAATCTGCATCTGGAATTTAGAAAGGTAACTCTGAGAACTGCAGCTCTTCATTCAGGACAGAGATGACAGGAACCATCCAGCTTGCAGGTGGTGCAATGACACCACAATGCTCACCCAGCTGTGTGTGGGCTTTTTCAGGGCTGCTGTACTTTTAAAGGCAATGACATAGCAAACAAACCCAGGATGATAGTGGCAAGGCACTTCCAGATTGGAATGATACACATTTGTTTCACTTAGCCATGCCATTCCTAACTAGTGAGTGAGGACTTTTGGTCACAGGTAAACTGGTCAGAAGGAATCCCAGGGATCACCCATTCATGCAGTTCCAGGCTGTCCTAATTGAGCCACTCCACTTGTACAATCAAGCCTTAACAATACTTCCACTATGAAACAGAACACTGGAAACGAGACAAGCTTTCCTAATGGCACACTACTCACCTGCTCCAGATCCACATCATCAGCCAGTTTCATATTTTTTGTGTGGATCTGCAGGATCTCCAGGCGCCCAGTGGCATCAGGGATACCAATATCTACCTCTCTGTCAAAACGACCTGGGGAGCACAAGCACACATTGAGCTGCTGATTCTGCACAccgcaggagctgctgccttcctctgACTGAGCAAGGTGATGTATTCCacaaaatatcagaaaatgACAGAGTTTTGGGTTTGCCTGCAACATCTATCAGCACAGTAGAAGAGACAGatcagagaaggaggaaaagtaTTAGGCATTTAGGGAAAGTGAGACTACTATGAGACTAACAGTAAGACCTTGGGATTATACAGTACAGAGGATTGCACATGTAGTAACTTCTTCTGAGCTGCATTTTTGGGAAATAAGCTTCACTGAACCAACATACCAtgagacatttttatttctacctTTGTGTCCTTGTTACAATCGTCCAAAAATACtgagagatttaattttttagaacTTTCACAGCACTACCCAAGTGGTGAAATACATGAGGAAAACAGGACATCACTGCAATATTCACTAAGATGTGTACACCTCTACTTTTTcctccagccacagctgtgctttCAAATGGCTCGCTACACATTTAAGAGGCCTCCTGCACAGTTGATAGGTTTGCTATTACAGACTCTATCAACTGGTCACACACCAGATATTCATGTTTTGAAGACCTGAATCTCAGAAACTACTGTACTGTTCATTAATAAAAGAAACCCAAATCAGGTAATTCACAGCCTTCTGCGATCTAATGCATGAATGTCCCCTAAGGCATTTCCTCCTTAAGTGTGTCCTGAAATAGCTTCACCTAATACAGGCTAGCACACTTTTCCCCCTTCAAAGTATTATTTCTACACATTCTCACCTAACATGGCACAGAAAACGACATCAAAGGCTCCAAGCCCGGAAAAAAATTTCTAGCAAGGAGCTGGAGACAAGTCAATAGTTTATGTAACGCATGTGCAGCACAACTTTCTGCTCAATCCTTAGGGGCCCCTGAAGCATGGCCTGTCACAAAGTGTGTGACACACAGGGAAGAGGGGGCAGGGGTGGTTACCGAATCGCCGGAGCGCTGGGTCGATGCTGTTGGGTCTGTTGGTGGCTGCCATCACGATCACGTGTGCCCTCTGCTTCAGCCCGTCCATGAGGGTCAGCAGCTGAGACACGATGCGACGTTCCACCTCCCCGTGGGTCTGTGGGGACAGAGAGCAGCGCTGGCACCAACAGCTCTACAAGGAGCATGGCAGCCGGCGCTGCATGGGAGCCGGCAGATACAGCAGCCACAGGATGGTAACAGATGTCCTGAGCTGTATCTAGCCCTCCTGGTGTCCAACTGAATTCAGGTGTTAAAGAAATGCTGCTTTACTCTGTAGTGAAATGCAGAGACTCATGCCAgctgctaccaaaaaaaaaaggacatgcTAATTTACCTCCTACAGGCTCTCTTTACCTTCTCTCTCTTAGGAGCAATGGCATCCAATTCATCAATGAAGATGATGGCAGGAGCAttcttctctgcttcttcaAAGGCTTTCCTCAGGTTGCTCTCAGACTCGCCAGCCAGCTTGCTCATGATCTCAGGACCTAAAAAACAGCAATGCTGTGCCACTCAGAAGAGAGGCAGCTAGTCCCAAAAACACACAGCTGAATATTTTTAGTACAACATCCACATGGGACAAGCTATATTTCAAGCCAAAGCAAATACTATCAATCAAATTCACTAAATCTGCAGCTGAAAGGCTGGACCAGCATGCAGAATTAGTTTCTATCATTATTTTGGTGTTTCCAGTTTACTCTAAGAGAATGCAGCACTAGACAATGAGCTACCTTTAGCTGCCTCTTTCCTTACCCTATTTCACACTTGGTGAGCTTCTCTGTAATGTACCACCACACACAGTTAATGCCAGTCCTAGCTTGCAAGAGAAGCAATCAAATTATAAGGTGATGAATTACCAGgatagggaaggaaaaagctcTATGAAGCCATCTTTAGCTTACATTACACACGTATACATTTACCTCTGTATGATCCTATAAACTAGTttaaaaaagtcaaaacaaCCAACAACAAACTAACAAAACCACAATCCCCATCTCCTCTCAAAGgttaaatacaaaattaaagcGTGTAACCACATTGATCACAAATGGATGGACAGCATTCCCCTGACATCTACAACTGCTGAACACTAGTGCAGGTTTAGAGATTTATCCTGTTTTTACAGATTTTGCTGTCATGCTGGTGGCAGTGGtaatgaagagaaaatatgcttttgaaggatccaagaaaaataaacctggccctcaggcacacacagctgccagctgcagagacaCAGGTGTGGGCAGGTGCTCTGAGTATTTCATTACAGGTAACTCACCAGTTatcagctctgtctgcagcactgcctgcagctccagactGGGGCAGCAGGCAGCGAATCCACAGCTAACTCTGACAGTGTTATTTTCATTATGCAATAGATGTACAGGCATCTGAAGAAACGGCTGGTGCATTAGCATTCAGTGACAGCTTCCACACACTTGAGGAAGTATATGACAGGGTGACATGTGGCTAAAATTAGCCCATTTACATCCACTCTCTTGAGATAAAAGCAAGTCCCTAATCCTACTGCtggtcactgctgtgctgtgttatGCTGTCACATGATTGAaattgcagaagaaaagctgcattCCTTCAGTAAAAATGCTCTTATTCCAGCACTGACTAAAACGGGACAGAGAAGCAGTGTGGAAAATTCAGAATCTAGTCCTTACTAGGTATCAACCAGTATCCACCTCAAGTGCTATAGGTGAGACTTATGAATAGGAGTTCTGTCACTTGTAGCTATGTTCAAAGGATCTTAATATAGTTTTCAGGGAAGTTCCTTCCAAATAACATACTGTGAAACAAAAGAGGTCTTTGTGCTTTACTTGAGGGGAAAGAGGAATCCAGAGCAGCAGTTTCTTTTCTGAACAGAACATGATGGGAGCAAAGCCAGAAGCCCTGCCAGTTCTCCCTTCACAAATGGACAGACTGACATCAAATCCCTGTGAGCACAATCTTCCAAGCACTCTGCTACAACACAATCAAGCTTCAGGGAAGTGCCACTACACATACTTCCACACAAAGGGCTTCCAAGTGTCCCCAGAGGCACGCTTGAAAGAGGTAAGGAAGGATGTCAGGAAGACAATGTGGCCCTACAAGCCCTGTTAACACCATTCCTTACCATAAGATGAACAAGTGAGCACACAGCAGACCTGGGGCCAAAGCAGCCACAAAACTTACCATTGATCAGGAAGAAGAAAGCCCCTGTTTCGTTGGCCACCGCTCGGGCAATCAGTGTTTTACCAGTGCCAGGCGGACCATACAGCAGGATCCCACGTGGAGGCTGAGGACAAAGGCAAGGGACTTAGGTTGTGAGTATCTGACTGCTTAAGCAGCTTCACAGTGAATTTGTAAGCATTTGATAATGCCAGTCTGAAATTGTGATGCAAACTCATGCAACAGCTGCCATGTCAGCACTGCTATCAACACCCTTTACTACTTCACACAACACACAACAAAAACCTTGCCAGTAACTGGCAGCGCTGATTCAAAGCATCACTCTGCTTTACAGGCTGCCAGTGTTTCAGTCTGTGTCCAGAACACGTACGCAAATACCTTCCAAAGactagcattaaaaaaaaaaaaccaaaaacccacacCACAAATTCCTTATTCCCCTCTCCAATATCTCCTAAATCTCTGTTGTGGAGAGACATCTCCCAGGGCAAGCCCACTTATCCACCTGCATGTAGGGACCTACCTTCACCCCTATGGCCTTGAAGAGAGCAGGGTGTCGGAGGGGAAGCTCCACCATCTCCTTGATTTGAGCCAGCTGCTTCCGGCAGCCACCAATGTCATCATAGCCCACCTCGTTCAGTGACTCCTCTTCATCCTGCCCAGGAGGAAACACATCAAACACATGAGTGAAAACAATAGCTCAACAACCCCTCCCAGTCTAGAGAAGCCAGGAGTATGGCTTTTTAGACATTTCTTGCCTGTCTTGAGATTCTCCCTTTCAAGTCTTCCTGATGTCTTCTATAATTGTTTCTTAGCTCTGTCTTCCCAGACATATAAAGAGAATTGCCTGCACATACTCAGACTTCACTGAAGCCCACCCTCTGGAATGacagcctctgctgccaggTTCCCTACAGACTCTAACACAAAACAAGCTCTGTGACTCTTTGATGGGGCTAATGGAAGTAACAAGAGACAATGTCAGTATAAAATATACTTACTCCTTAGAGTAAATGCTATCTATTTGGCATATCCTAGCTGCCAGTTACTCAGGTGCAGTGTTACCTTTTGAGACTGACTCCAATTAGCAGAGAATGTTAAGGTCCACACATATGGATAAGATCATACCAACTCTTCCCTCACAATATCCATCCATTCTTCTGTCCAAACCCTTACTGGCCTCAGTTATTTAGGCCACATGAAAATATAATAACATAGCCTAGAATTTCAGAGAGGCTCAGTTCAACAGTTCAAGCAGGGGCTGGACCTAAGCACTGAAGGTCTCAATATCAGAGATTTCTGccctctctgggctctgctccaagAATGGGGGAAACATTTTTCCAAGTATCTACTGGGAATTTCCCTTGATCCAGCTTATGTTAGTGTGTCAGTCatgtccctgggcacagctctcagAAGAAGCCTGGTCATCTATCCCTTCCCATCAGGCAGTTGCCAGTAGGCCTTTGCCttcacttctccaggctgcatCATGCCATGATCCCAGTCCCTCCTCCTTCATTCTTGACTACCAGCTCCTCATAGTTTTTGTGGCCTAGGCTGAACTTACTCCTGTCTATCTCTGCTGTGG
This window harbors:
- the VCP gene encoding transitional endoplasmic reticulum ATPase, which gives rise to MASGSDSKADDLSTAILKQKNRPNRLIVDEAINEDNSVVSLSQAKMDELQLFRGDTVLLKGKKRREAVCIVLSDDTCSDEKIRMNRVVRNNLRVRLGDVISIQPCPDVKYGKRIHVLPIDDTVEGITGNLFEVYLKPYFLEAYRPIRKGDIFLVRGGMRAVEFKVVETDPSPYCIVAPDTVIHCEGEPIKREDEEESLNEVGYDDIGGCRKQLAQIKEMVELPLRHPALFKAIGVKPPRGILLYGPPGTGKTLIARAVANETGAFFFLINGPEIMSKLAGESESNLRKAFEEAEKNAPAIIFIDELDAIAPKREKTHGEVERRIVSQLLTLMDGLKQRAHVIVMAATNRPNSIDPALRRFGRFDREVDIGIPDATGRLEILQIHTKNMKLADDVDLEQVANETHGHVGADLAALCSEAALQAIRKKMDLIDLEDETIDAEVMNSLAVTMDDFRWALSQSNPSALRETVVEVPQVTWEDIGGLEDVKRELQELVQYPVEHPDKFLKFGMTPSKGVLFYGPPGCGKTLLAKAIANECQANFISIKGPELLTMWFGESEANVREIFDKARQAAPCVLFFDELDSIAKARGGNIGDGGGAADRVINQILTEMDGMSTKKNVFIIGATNRPDIIDPAILRPGRLDQLIYIPLPDEKSRVAILKANLRKSPVAKDVDLDFLAKMTNGFSGADLTEICQRACKLAIRESIESEIRRERERQTNPSAMEVEEDDPVPEIRRDHFEEAMRFARRSVSDNDIRKYEMFAQTLQQSRGFGSFRFPSGNQGGAGPSQGTGGGSGGNVYSEDNDDDLYG